One genomic segment of Oceanispirochaeta sp. includes these proteins:
- a CDS encoding D-tagatose-bisphosphate aldolase, class II, non-catalytic subunit yields the protein MSATSEFLQLMKDNKAGKSTGLYSVCSAHPDVIKACMLQAKDDGSIVLIESTSNQVDQFGGYTGMVPAEFVSYVQGLAGETGFSFEKVLLGGDHLGPNAWQSEPAEKAMAKARDLIAAYVKAGYKKIHLDASMFCADDAGDRHKPLADEIVSSRAAELCAVAEKTYAESFGGESDIIYVIGTEVPIPGGAQEEEETVTPTSAADAKNTMAVTRAAFDAQGLQSAWKRVIGLVVQPGVEFGDDQVFHYDSAAASDLSALIDGDDQFVYEAHSTDYQSETGLSQLVKDHYCILKVGPWLTFAFREALFALEDMEKELLGQKGIKLSGLRETLEKVMMDNPGYWKKYYPGNEEQQYFKLKYSFSDRSRYYWPQAELKSSVELLKKNLNDHGISLSLLSQYMPNQYNAVQEGKIKLTAEDLIISRIRDVAGMYARACGFGKCC from the coding sequence ATGAGTGCAACAAGTGAATTCCTTCAGCTTATGAAAGACAATAAGGCCGGTAAAAGTACGGGACTCTACTCTGTCTGTTCCGCCCATCCGGATGTCATCAAAGCCTGTATGCTTCAGGCAAAGGATGACGGTTCCATCGTCCTGATCGAATCCACCAGCAACCAGGTAGACCAGTTCGGCGGTTATACCGGCATGGTCCCTGCCGAATTTGTCAGTTATGTCCAGGGCCTGGCGGGTGAAACAGGTTTTTCCTTTGAAAAGGTTCTTCTGGGGGGCGACCACCTGGGACCCAATGCCTGGCAGAGTGAGCCGGCAGAAAAAGCCATGGCTAAGGCCCGTGATCTGATTGCCGCCTACGTCAAGGCCGGTTATAAGAAGATCCACCTGGATGCCTCCATGTTCTGTGCCGATGACGCGGGGGACAGGCACAAACCTCTGGCAGACGAAATTGTCTCCTCCCGGGCCGCAGAACTCTGCGCCGTGGCGGAAAAAACATACGCTGAATCCTTCGGAGGTGAATCGGACATCATCTATGTGATCGGAACGGAAGTTCCCATTCCCGGGGGGGCTCAGGAAGAGGAAGAAACCGTCACTCCCACATCCGCAGCAGATGCGAAAAACACAATGGCCGTCACCAGAGCCGCCTTTGATGCCCAGGGCCTGCAGAGTGCCTGGAAACGGGTCATTGGTCTGGTTGTCCAGCCCGGTGTGGAGTTCGGTGACGATCAGGTTTTTCATTACGACAGCGCTGCCGCATCAGATCTGAGTGCCCTGATTGACGGGGATGACCAGTTTGTTTACGAGGCCCACTCTACCGACTATCAGAGTGAAACGGGGCTGTCTCAGCTGGTCAAGGATCATTACTGCATCCTCAAGGTCGGTCCCTGGCTGACCTTTGCTTTCAGAGAGGCTCTCTTTGCCCTGGAAGACATGGAGAAAGAACTGCTGGGACAGAAGGGAATCAAACTTTCCGGTCTGCGGGAAACCCTTGAAAAAGTCATGATGGACAATCCGGGATACTGGAAAAAGTATTACCCCGGAAATGAGGAACAGCAGTACTTCAAACTGAAATACAGCTTCAGTGACCGGAGCCGCTACTACTGGCCCCAGGCCGAACTAAAATCCTCTGTGGAACTTCTGAAAAAGAATCTGAATGATCATGGAATTTCCCTGTCACTCCTCAGCCAGTATATGCCCAACCAGTACAATGCGGTACAGGAAGGAAAGATCAAGCTGACCGCCGAGGATCTGATCATCAGCCGGATACGGGATGTGGCAGGGATGTACGCCCGAGCCTGCGGATTTGGAAAGTGTTGCTGA
- a CDS encoding galactitol-1-phosphate 5-dehydrogenase has translation MKAAVLYGDNDIRYEDWEKPEAQAGEVLVKVKESGLCGSDIPRTIHGGAHFYPIVLGHEFSGEIVALGEAVSERKVGDRIACVPLIPDRNDPQSQKGNYSLSKGYKFIGSRIQGGWSEYVTMPWENAVVLPDAVSYTEGAFFEPITVALHALNIMKFEGGKDVAITGMGTIGLLALQCVRAMGARKVTVFDIDESRLELAKELGADLCLNTMNEGFKDEAMGFTNGIGYEVCLETGGVPITEILCLDLAAPKGTVMFIGTPHKPVTLQPHEFENINRKEIIVTGSWMNYSAPFPGWEWEMANYLFSKNLVKTEPLIDRKIPLSQAADALADLLKPGAVKGKILFDCSK, from the coding sequence ATGAAAGCAGCAGTACTGTACGGAGACAATGACATACGTTATGAAGACTGGGAAAAACCCGAGGCTCAAGCCGGGGAGGTCCTGGTCAAGGTAAAAGAATCAGGACTCTGCGGGTCAGACATACCCCGGACCATTCACGGTGGAGCCCATTTTTACCCCATCGTTCTGGGACATGAGTTTTCCGGAGAGATTGTCGCTCTGGGAGAAGCTGTCTCGGAAAGAAAAGTAGGAGACCGCATCGCCTGTGTTCCCCTCATCCCCGATCGCAATGATCCCCAGAGCCAGAAAGGGAACTACTCCCTCTCTAAAGGTTACAAGTTCATCGGCTCCCGCATCCAGGGAGGCTGGTCAGAATACGTCACCATGCCCTGGGAAAATGCCGTTGTGCTTCCCGATGCAGTCAGCTACACAGAGGGCGCCTTTTTTGAACCCATTACCGTCGCCCTCCATGCCTTGAACATCATGAAATTCGAAGGCGGCAAGGATGTGGCCATCACAGGTATGGGAACCATCGGCCTTCTGGCTCTTCAGTGCGTCAGAGCCATGGGTGCCCGGAAAGTTACCGTATTCGACATCGATGAAAGTCGTCTGGAACTGGCTAAAGAACTGGGAGCCGACCTCTGCCTGAACACCATGAACGAGGGCTTCAAAGACGAAGCCATGGGCTTTACGAATGGAATCGGATATGAAGTCTGCCTGGAAACGGGCGGAGTCCCCATCACCGAGATCCTCTGTCTGGATCTGGCTGCCCCCAAGGGGACGGTCATGTTTATCGGAACTCCCCATAAACCTGTGACCCTGCAGCCTCACGAGTTTGAAAACATCAACCGCAAGGAGATTATTGTCACCGGTTCCTGGATGAATTACTCCGCCCCCTTTCCCGGTTGGGAATGGGAGATGGCCAATTACCTCTTCAGCAAAAACCTGGTCAAAACAGAGCCGCTTATAGACCGGAAGATTCCCCTGAGTCAGGCTGCCGATGCGCTTGCCGACCTCTTAAAACCAGGTGCGGTGAAAGGGAAAATCCTTTTCGACTGTTCAAAATAA
- a CDS encoding ABC transporter substrate-binding protein encodes MKILKTCLLVLFCLVAGTSLFAAGQQDSDTTNLTLMLNFQSTEAVTTAFEEVISDFHSANPSIKIDLISGTSDYEALMKSKMATNDLPDMWSTHGWSVLRYSEYLMPLEDQEWASRLHPAIKPVVTDEKGHIYVLPIDVDMAGVAYNKTVLAKAGVKVETLKTWKDLYGAMDKVKAIGVTPVHIGGKDSWTVGNFFDWAAPAVYITDPKHYSGDDLVAGKFDTAKWELLAGLMKEMNEKGYLNVDNLTSTYSDSARALAVGDAAFTFYGNYVLAEAWTFDPDADLGFFPVPAYYEGDSPSLISGERSTVGIWKDTANVEACKTFLSFLAIPANAAKIAGSNGIPAGLTDAESDTGKLKADYKKWADAPAFPYFDRAFLPSGMWDTMCSTGAGILSESMSTTEAAEKMKEDFNRMYK; translated from the coding sequence ATGAAGATTTTAAAAACATGTTTACTGGTCCTTTTCTGTCTGGTGGCAGGAACGTCTCTATTCGCAGCAGGTCAGCAGGATTCTGATACTACCAATCTCACCCTGATGCTGAACTTTCAGTCCACAGAAGCGGTTACGACCGCCTTCGAAGAAGTCATTTCTGATTTCCACAGTGCCAACCCCTCGATTAAAATTGATCTGATATCAGGTACTTCTGATTACGAGGCTCTTATGAAATCTAAAATGGCCACCAATGACCTTCCTGATATGTGGTCGACCCATGGTTGGTCTGTACTCCGTTACAGCGAGTATCTGATGCCTCTGGAAGATCAGGAATGGGCTTCCAGACTGCACCCAGCTATCAAGCCTGTTGTGACAGATGAAAAGGGACACATCTATGTTCTTCCTATTGATGTTGATATGGCCGGTGTCGCCTATAACAAGACCGTTCTGGCTAAAGCTGGAGTCAAGGTTGAAACTCTGAAAACATGGAAAGACCTCTATGGCGCCATGGATAAAGTTAAAGCTATTGGTGTGACACCTGTTCATATCGGTGGAAAAGACTCTTGGACTGTGGGAAACTTCTTTGACTGGGCTGCTCCTGCTGTTTATATCACAGATCCCAAGCATTACAGTGGTGATGATCTGGTTGCCGGAAAATTTGACACAGCCAAATGGGAACTTCTGGCCGGCCTTATGAAAGAAATGAATGAAAAAGGCTACCTCAATGTGGATAACCTGACATCTACCTATAGCGACTCTGCAAGAGCACTGGCTGTGGGCGATGCTGCTTTCACATTCTATGGTAACTATGTCCTGGCAGAAGCCTGGACCTTTGATCCCGATGCAGACCTTGGATTTTTCCCTGTTCCTGCTTATTATGAGGGAGACTCTCCCAGTCTTATTTCAGGTGAAAGAAGCACCGTTGGAATCTGGAAAGATACAGCAAATGTCGAAGCATGCAAGACCTTCCTGAGCTTCCTTGCCATCCCGGCCAATGCTGCCAAGATTGCCGGTTCCAACGGAATCCCTGCCGGTTTGACCGATGCGGAAAGCGATACAGGCAAACTGAAGGCCGATTATAAAAAATGGGCCGATGCTCCGGCATTCCCTTACTTTGACAGAGCTTTTCTACCCAGCGGAATGTGGGACACCATGTGTTCAACAGGAGCCGGAATCCTTTCGGAAAGCATGAGTACGACCGAAGCCGCAGAAAAAATGAAAGAAGATTTTAACAGGATGTATAAATAA
- a CDS encoding carbohydrate ABC transporter permease — protein sequence MKKLQEKSRTHSKHPHITNLMYLPALLLFTVFIVYPFLEGIRIAFTNWNGFSQHYDYVGFKNFIYLFQDKNMYTASWNTIIYGFGSTVFQQILGLSYALLLNRMILGRNFARTFVYLPVLIAPVIMGYMWYFMFQYRYGALNDILAVLGMDPVDWLAKGKRAVGLIVFVNTVQFCGISMVIYLAGLQTIPTMYYEASQIDGANAWKQFINITMPLLRPAFITSITLNLIGGLKLFDAIKAMTNGGPGYASHSLSTLIDYTYFRSQSAGYSATMGILLFAMILLFTLIIQKLSARQEVLL from the coding sequence ATGAAGAAGCTTCAGGAAAAATCAAGGACCCATTCAAAACACCCACATATCACCAACCTTATGTACCTCCCGGCGCTGCTGTTGTTTACGGTCTTTATCGTTTATCCGTTTCTTGAGGGGATCAGAATTGCCTTTACCAACTGGAATGGTTTTTCCCAGCATTATGATTATGTAGGTTTTAAAAACTTCATATATCTGTTTCAGGATAAAAATATGTATACCGCTTCCTGGAATACCATAATCTATGGATTTGGAAGTACTGTATTTCAACAAATTCTGGGCCTGTCTTATGCTCTGTTGTTGAATCGAATGATCCTGGGCCGAAACTTTGCCCGAACCTTTGTGTACCTTCCCGTTCTGATTGCACCGGTCATCATGGGCTATATGTGGTATTTTATGTTTCAGTACCGCTATGGTGCACTGAATGATATACTTGCTGTACTGGGTATGGACCCTGTTGACTGGCTGGCCAAAGGAAAACGGGCGGTGGGTCTCATTGTCTTTGTCAATACAGTACAGTTCTGCGGGATTTCCATGGTTATTTATCTGGCGGGTCTTCAGACCATTCCTACCATGTATTATGAGGCCAGTCAGATTGATGGTGCCAATGCCTGGAAGCAGTTTATCAACATCACCATGCCACTTCTCAGGCCAGCCTTTATCACTTCTATTACCTTGAACCTGATAGGGGGATTGAAACTTTTTGATGCCATCAAAGCCATGACCAACGGCGGCCCCGGATATGCATCCCACTCTCTTTCCACTCTGATCGACTATACCTATTTCAGGTCTCAGTCTGCCGGATATTCGGCGACCATGGGTATTCTGCTGTTTGCCATGATTCTGCTATTTACTCTTATCATTCAGAAATTGTCCGCCAGACAGGAGGTCCTCCTGTGA
- a CDS encoding LacI family DNA-binding transcriptional regulator, producing the protein MTLEVDRSISIPPYQQIVRQLRERITHEEMNEDDHIPSAREIVQITGVSLATAQRVLNELKNEGLIYSLPGKGSFISPRKEGIPEAIHIFLPSTRLSFFMEILNGVYDALSSMKIDLKLHSLNTDKLVWDWKTIEELEDVVKSRGGVIFIEEAFDSVRTACLRAARQIPFVTVEWQLDGACAIVNDYEDSTASVVSYLCSDKHCSSLLVLKGRDFQYNASLKLAGIKKGAEAAGLRENRDLFFLDTDFDAYSGYESVTAYLKDHEAPQAIFCANDYEAIGVIGALTEQGLLTGRDVQLVGYGDMTDKTTLYFPLTTVKQNLEEMGRQAVKMLLLKAKGEDVPPQKIVATELIVRKT; encoded by the coding sequence ATGACCCTTGAGGTAGACAGATCCATAAGCATTCCTCCCTACCAGCAGATCGTCAGGCAGCTCCGGGAGAGAATCACCCATGAGGAAATGAATGAGGATGACCACATCCCCTCTGCTCGTGAAATCGTACAGATTACAGGTGTCTCTCTCGCTACTGCCCAGAGAGTTCTGAACGAACTTAAAAATGAGGGACTCATCTACAGCCTTCCCGGAAAGGGCAGCTTTATCTCCCCCCGGAAAGAGGGCATCCCCGAAGCCATCCATATATTCCTTCCCTCTACGAGACTTTCCTTTTTTATGGAAATCCTCAATGGGGTTTATGATGCCCTGTCCAGCATGAAGATTGACTTGAAACTACACAGTCTCAATACGGATAAACTTGTATGGGACTGGAAAACCATAGAAGAACTGGAAGACGTCGTGAAGTCCCGGGGTGGGGTGATTTTCATTGAAGAGGCCTTTGATTCTGTGAGGACCGCCTGCCTTAGAGCGGCCCGGCAGATTCCTTTTGTCACCGTCGAGTGGCAGCTGGACGGTGCCTGTGCCATCGTCAATGATTATGAAGATTCTACCGCGTCTGTCGTGTCCTACCTCTGCTCTGATAAACATTGCTCTTCCCTGCTGGTTTTGAAGGGACGGGATTTCCAATACAATGCCAGCCTCAAACTGGCAGGCATAAAAAAAGGGGCAGAAGCTGCCGGACTTCGGGAAAACAGGGATCTGTTTTTTCTGGATACCGATTTTGATGCCTATAGCGGTTACGAGTCGGTGACGGCCTATCTGAAAGACCATGAGGCTCCGCAGGCCATTTTCTGTGCCAACGACTATGAGGCCATCGGGGTTATCGGAGCGTTGACGGAACAGGGACTCCTCACCGGACGGGATGTACAACTGGTGGGTTATGGCGATATGACGGATAAAACGACCCTATATTTTCCTCTCACCACGGTGAAACAGAACCTGGAAGAGATGGGGCGTCAGGCTGTCAAAATGCTGCTCCTCAAGGCCAAAGGAGAAGACGTTCCCCCTCAGAAAATTGTTGCCACCGAATTGATCGTTCGTAAAACATAA
- a CDS encoding carbohydrate ABC transporter permease, translating into MITGKKSLISKILWSVLTIFIGFFHFIPLFISINVAFKPKTDLSSRWTLPAEFYLKNFSYAAEKAKIILAVQNSLIITITSIAVIVMIGGMAAYPLARNRSRFNERILQFVLAVMMVPPLSMLVPLVTIMTRLGAVSTYWGIIVVLVTFQLPISIFLYSSFIRTIPGELDEAALIDGCSKFTIFYKIILPLLKPITATVIILTGVAIWNDYQFSLFLLQSPRMRVVTLAVSTFFAQSSSNLGAAAAAALIAVMPIALLFLFLQRYFIQGMVDSAVKG; encoded by the coding sequence GTGATTACCGGAAAAAAATCTCTTATTTCTAAGATTCTCTGGAGTGTTTTGACCATATTCATAGGGTTCTTTCATTTTATCCCTCTGTTTATCTCTATCAATGTGGCCTTCAAGCCCAAGACGGATTTGTCTTCCCGCTGGACTCTGCCGGCCGAGTTTTATCTGAAGAACTTCAGTTATGCTGCAGAGAAAGCGAAAATTATCCTGGCTGTTCAAAACAGTCTGATCATCACCATTACCAGCATCGCCGTGATTGTTATGATCGGGGGAATGGCTGCCTATCCGCTGGCCAGAAACCGATCCCGTTTCAATGAAAGAATTCTGCAGTTTGTCCTGGCTGTTATGATGGTGCCCCCTCTGAGTATGCTGGTTCCTCTTGTAACCATCATGACCCGTCTGGGAGCCGTCAGTACCTATTGGGGTATTATTGTGGTTCTTGTCACATTTCAGCTGCCCATCAGTATTTTCCTGTATAGCAGTTTTATTCGGACAATCCCAGGAGAACTGGATGAGGCCGCCCTGATTGATGGATGCAGCAAGTTTACAATTTTCTATAAAATCATCCTGCCTTTGCTCAAACCTATCACCGCCACCGTGATTATCCTGACTGGTGTGGCCATCTGGAACGACTATCAGTTTTCATTATTTCTGCTCCAGTCGCCAAGGATGAGGGTTGTTACTCTGGCGGTATCCACTTTCTTTGCCCAGTCCTCATCCAATCTGGGAGCCGCGGCGGCAGCGGCACTTATTGCCGTCATGCCCATTGCCTTGCTGTTCCTCTTCCTGCAGAGGTATTTTATACAAGGAATGGTAGATAGTGCAGTTAAGGGATAA
- a CDS encoding FGGY family carbohydrate kinase codes for MPKYILSIDLGTTSTKTVLFDDKLKVVASAKAEYPTVYPRQGWAEQNPEDWWEALVSTTAEILKKSGVDPVDIVGIGADSMSSMALPLDKDGLPLRNGLIWLDRRSQSESDWIRASYGDLQKKINSNDSDPSNFAPKVLWMKNNERDLYNKTSVFLHCNGYLVYRLTGIMSMDLSEAGMSQLCDIRTGQWSDELITASGIDRSKLPEIFACTDVVGGLNTAAATVIGLKEGTPVIAGAMDNVSATLGLGLRHDGQAYISAGTATNAGACVASVPSDPTMLNYHHAVPGLYLVNGGVDYGGAGLRWFKSLIEEEDFAEIDRLAEEAGYLEDVLLYLPYMVGQRAPLWDPHSRAAAFGMNPDTSRKAMIRMIMEGIAMGVRNVFRLMEEKGYTIDEIVMTGGCANSPIWTQIFSDILEKTIILPGEMDVAPLGTAIMIAVGVGLYPDFDSALAIQTVRGSHTPDTERSGYYNALFKAFVNLYKAVGPVYKELDEIREKFQS; via the coding sequence ATGCCGAAATATATCCTGAGTATAGACCTGGGAACCACCAGTACCAAAACGGTCTTATTTGATGATAAACTGAAAGTTGTCGCCTCGGCCAAGGCCGAATATCCGACTGTTTATCCCAGGCAGGGCTGGGCAGAGCAGAATCCTGAAGACTGGTGGGAGGCTCTTGTCAGCACGACAGCTGAAATCCTGAAGAAAAGCGGAGTTGATCCGGTCGATATTGTCGGAATCGGTGCCGATTCCATGTCCAGCATGGCTCTGCCCCTGGATAAAGATGGTTTGCCCCTCAGAAACGGCCTTATCTGGCTGGACCGCCGCTCTCAAAGTGAATCCGATTGGATCAGGGCCAGCTACGGAGATCTTCAGAAAAAAATCAACAGCAATGATTCAGACCCTTCCAACTTTGCTCCCAAAGTATTGTGGATGAAAAATAATGAAAGGGATCTCTATAATAAAACTTCTGTTTTCCTCCACTGCAACGGTTACCTTGTCTATAGGCTGACGGGGATCATGTCCATGGACCTGTCCGAGGCCGGCATGTCCCAACTCTGTGACATAAGAACGGGTCAGTGGTCGGATGAACTGATCACTGCCAGCGGGATAGACCGCTCCAAGCTCCCAGAAATTTTTGCCTGTACGGATGTTGTGGGAGGATTGAACACCGCAGCCGCCACTGTTATCGGGCTGAAAGAGGGCACCCCTGTCATCGCGGGAGCCATGGACAATGTCTCGGCCACCCTGGGACTGGGCCTGCGCCACGACGGTCAGGCCTACATCTCGGCGGGGACAGCCACCAATGCCGGAGCCTGTGTGGCCTCGGTTCCCTCTGACCCGACCATGCTGAATTACCACCATGCTGTCCCTGGTCTCTATCTGGTGAACGGGGGAGTGGACTACGGTGGAGCCGGTCTGCGCTGGTTCAAATCCCTTATCGAAGAAGAAGACTTTGCAGAAATTGACCGTCTGGCCGAAGAGGCGGGTTATCTGGAGGATGTTCTGCTCTATCTGCCCTATATGGTCGGTCAGAGAGCACCCCTCTGGGATCCTCACTCCCGGGCTGCGGCCTTCGGGATGAACCCCGATACCAGCCGGAAGGCCATGATCCGCATGATCATGGAAGGAATCGCCATGGGGGTGCGCAACGTCTTCCGTCTGATGGAGGAAAAGGGGTATACCATCGATGAAATCGTCATGACCGGAGGCTGCGCCAACAGCCCCATCTGGACGCAGATCTTTTCGGATATCCTTGAGAAAACCATCATTCTCCCCGGCGAAATGGATGTAGCCCCCCTGGGGACGGCCATCATGATTGCCGTGGGTGTGGGGCTGTATCCCGATTTTGACAGCGCTCTGGCGATACAGACTGTCCGTGGATCCCACACTCCCGATACGGAGCGTTCCGGGTATTACAATGCCCTGTTTAAAGCGTTTGTAAATCTATATAAGGCAGTCGGACCTGTTTACAAAGAACTGGATGAGATAAGAGAAAAATTTCAGTCATAA
- a CDS encoding alpha-glucosidase/alpha-galactosidase translates to MKTRPKITFLGAGSTIFLKNLMGDSFLFEGLKDADISLYDIDAVRLEESRIVLESLNSSINAGRALIRTFLGVSNRRDALGQSDFVFNAIQVGGYDPATIADFEIPKKYGLRQTIGDTVGIGGIFRGLRTIPVMMDIVGDMEAVCPDALLLNYTNPMSIVTGAVLKYSSIKTVGLCHSVQVCVPDLLIELGMEANNVRWKIAGINHMAWLLDIRDGKKDLYPEIKNRAARKNLDEKHDDMVRFEMMKYFGYYITESSEHFSEYTPYWIRNDVPELIDRFNIPLDEYPRRCVRQIEEWKERKTEIMSGKALQHEKTREYGADIMNAFLTDVPVCIHGNVLNSKNYISNLPAEAVVEVPCMIDGNGIQPVDAGALPVQCAALNQTNINVHLTTIEAAMTLKKEHVYQAALLDPHTSAELAPEKIIALCDDLLEAHSEWLPVYK, encoded by the coding sequence ATGAAAACAAGACCTAAGATAACTTTCCTGGGAGCAGGAAGTACGATCTTTTTAAAAAACCTGATGGGGGATTCCTTTTTATTCGAAGGCCTCAAGGATGCTGATATTTCTTTGTATGATATAGATGCGGTAAGGCTGGAAGAATCCAGGATTGTTCTTGAATCCCTGAACAGCAGCATCAATGCGGGCAGAGCTCTTATCAGGACTTTTCTGGGAGTCAGCAATCGGAGGGATGCTCTAGGACAGTCGGATTTTGTATTCAATGCCATACAGGTGGGTGGTTATGACCCGGCCACAATAGCGGACTTTGAAATTCCCAAAAAATACGGCCTGCGTCAGACCATCGGAGATACTGTGGGAATCGGAGGCATCTTCAGAGGATTGAGGACGATTCCGGTGATGATGGATATAGTCGGTGATATGGAAGCTGTATGCCCGGATGCTCTTCTTTTGAACTATACCAATCCTATGAGCATTGTGACAGGCGCTGTTCTGAAATATTCCTCTATTAAGACTGTAGGACTCTGTCATTCCGTACAGGTCTGCGTACCCGATTTACTGATAGAACTGGGTATGGAAGCCAATAATGTCCGATGGAAAATCGCCGGAATTAACCATATGGCATGGCTCCTGGATATCCGGGACGGAAAGAAGGATCTCTACCCCGAAATAAAAAACAGAGCGGCGCGGAAAAACCTTGATGAAAAACATGATGATATGGTTCGTTTCGAAATGATGAAGTATTTCGGTTACTACATAACCGAATCTTCTGAGCATTTCAGCGAATATACGCCCTACTGGATCAGAAATGACGTTCCTGAACTGATTGACCGGTTTAACATCCCTCTGGATGAATACCCCCGTCGCTGTGTCAGGCAGATTGAAGAGTGGAAAGAAAGAAAAACCGAAATTATGAGCGGGAAGGCTCTACAGCATGAAAAAACCAGAGAGTACGGGGCGGATATCATGAATGCCTTTCTCACGGATGTCCCGGTCTGTATCCATGGGAATGTTCTGAACAGTAAGAACTACATTAGCAACCTGCCTGCTGAAGCAGTTGTTGAGGTCCCCTGCATGATTGATGGAAACGGTATTCAGCCTGTAGATGCCGGAGCCCTTCCTGTACAGTGTGCCGCCCTGAATCAGACCAACATAAATGTTCATCTCACGACCATTGAAGCGGCAATGACATTGAAGAAAGAACATGTGTATCAGGCCGCACTGTTAGACCCCCATACCTCTGCCGAACTGGCTCCTGAAAAGATCATAGCCTTGTGTGATGATCTGCTGGAAGCTCACAGTGAATGGCTGCCTGTGTATAAATAA
- a CDS encoding LacI family DNA-binding transcriptional regulator → MKVKLEDVALEAGVSIATVSRVLNNHPVKEATRLLVVDTIARMDYRPNLTARGLIKGTSNRIGVIVSNMENPYFSSIMNTMEIRMRKDGYLCNFSSAINRGKDERDIINRYLDSGVDGLILVDVSSKEENMGLYADLNKSIPVVLINGNPDRDDSNLVMVDQRKGMEIAMDYLFALNHKNITFIRGLLDSVAFDIKDRIYTKRMIEAGFPPEYTSIIEIEDTDHYTAIERVEELVLPLLDSPLRPSAIFASNELLGMGVIKAARKLNLSIPDDLSLIAHDNTYLSIISQPTMTTINLNPPRLGAEAAEMMLQLLKQNCPYPRKLIFNPELIVRESSRAL, encoded by the coding sequence TTGAAAGTTAAACTGGAAGACGTCGCCCTGGAGGCTGGTGTCTCTATCGCCACTGTATCCAGAGTTTTAAACAATCATCCTGTAAAAGAAGCGACCCGGCTTCTGGTGGTTGATACAATTGCCCGCATGGACTACCGGCCTAATCTCACAGCAAGAGGGCTCATCAAAGGAACATCCAATAGGATAGGTGTTATCGTTTCCAATATGGAGAACCCCTATTTCAGTTCCATAATGAACACAATGGAAATCCGTATGAGGAAAGATGGGTATCTCTGTAATTTCTCAAGTGCCATCAACAGAGGCAAGGATGAACGGGACATCATCAACCGCTATCTTGATTCGGGTGTGGATGGTTTGATCCTTGTGGATGTGAGCAGTAAAGAGGAAAATATGGGACTCTATGCCGATCTGAACAAATCCATTCCTGTTGTCCTGATCAATGGAAATCCCGACAGGGATGATTCCAATCTGGTTATGGTAGATCAGAGAAAGGGCATGGAAATAGCCATGGATTACCTCTTTGCCCTGAATCATAAAAATATTACTTTTATCAGAGGTTTGTTGGATAGCGTCGCTTTTGATATCAAGGACCGTATATACACCAAGAGAATGATAGAAGCCGGTTTCCCCCCGGAATATACAAGTATCATAGAAATTGAGGATACAGACCATTACACAGCTATCGAAAGGGTTGAGGAGCTGGTCCTTCCCCTTCTGGATTCTCCCCTCCGCCCCAGTGCCATCTTTGCATCAAATGAACTGCTGGGCATGGGAGTCATCAAAGCGGCACGCAAGTTGAATCTGTCCATACCGGATGATCTGTCGCTCATCGCCCATGATAATACATATCTTTCCATTATTTCCCAACCAACCATGACGACGATCAATCTGAATCCTCCCCGTCTGGGAGCCGAAGCGGCTGAAATGATGCTGCAGCTCCTTAAGCAGAATTGTCCCTATCCCCGAAAACTCATCTTCAATCCGGAACTGATCGTCCGAGAGAGCAGCAGAGCCCTTTGA